CGGCATTTCGGCCGGAATTGTAAATAAACAACAACTGGTTTGGAAAAAGGGTTTTGGCTATACAGATGTGGGCCGCCGGATACGGCCGGACGAACATACCGTATACCATATTGCTTCTGTTACCAAAACTTTCGGATCGATTATTTTTATGCAGCAGGTGGCCGCAGGAAGGCTGCTGCTCAGTGACCCCATTGGTAAATATGGAATCAATCTGGGTGCCCGGTGGGGCAGTGATCCACGCATCCGTTTACAGCACCTCATGACGCACACGGCAATGGGGAACACGTTTAACGGGTTTAAGCCCGGTTATGTGTTCCGGTATAATGGTGGTTGGTATGGAGAAATCGGGAAGGCCATTGCCCGGGCTTCCGGGCATTCGTTTGGCGAATTGCTGATGCAGGAGATCGTGCTGCCTTTGCATATGAAAGAAACGGCACCCAGCACAGACGACAGCACCGCTTTCGCATTAACAGGGTATAACAAGGCCGCCTTTCTTGAAAAAGTAGCCCGGCCTTACGACTGGAAATATGGGAAACTGGAGCCGGTACGCTTTCAATATGGATTTAATCCCGCTGCCGGTATTATGAGCAGCGTTTCTGACCTGGCCTTATACACGGTTGCCATTGATGAAAAACGGTTCCTCTCAGACAACAGCTGGCAACAGATTACTACCCCCTATGTAACACCCAGGGGGAAAACCATCCAGTATGGACTGGGTTGGTTTGTAAAAAAATACAAGGGCATGAAGCTGTTATGGCATACAGGCTGGTGGTTGGGTTATTCTGCACTTTTTGTAAAGATTCCGCAGAAGGGCCTGACCTTTATCATACTGGCTAATTCGCAGGATTTAAGCCGGCCATTTTATCACCTTGTAAAGCCCATTCCGGGGCTTGGTTTCGGATTCTTTAACCCTTTTCGCCGTAACCTGAATAAAACATTGAGCGCTTCCGGATTTGCAGTAGCATTCCTGGATCTGTGTGCAGACTAACCAGGCTACCCGGAAAGCGCCTGCTCAAGATCTGCCAGAATATCTTCCACTGCTTCAATGCCCACACTCATGCGGATCAATCCGTCGGTGATGCCGGCCTTTAACCGTTCCTCCGGTTTCATAATGGCATGCGACATGGATGCCGGATGGGAGATCAGCGTATCTACGGTACCCAGTGAAACGGCCCGGGTACACATCCGCAGCCGGTTGATAAAATGTTTTCCTGCTTCAATGCCGCCTTTTAATTCAAAACTAAGTACGGCGCCGGGGTGCCGCATCTGCCGGGCACTTAAGGCATAATCCGGGTGTGTTTTCAGCCCGTTATAGTTTACGTTGGCTACAGCAGGATGTGCATTCAGCCACTCCGCCACGTGTTGGGCGTTGGCGCTGTGCTGCTGCATCCTCAGGGGTAATGTTTTAATGCCGTTGATAAGTAAGAATGCATCAAAAGCATTGGCATTAGCTCCCAGCAATTTAAAAGTTTTTGTAGCGGTAGTGCGCATAAATTCAATGTCTTTCCCAACCAGTACACCGCCGATAGCGGTGCCATGACCGTTTAGAAATTTTGTAGTGGAGTGATACACAAAATCAACGCCCAAAGCAAAGGGCTGCTGCAGGTATGGTGTGGCAAAGGTATTGTCAACACTTACTTTTATTCCGTAAGGGGCTGCCAGCTTGCAGATGGCTTCCATATCGGTACAGCCCATCAGCGGGTTTGTGGGCGATTCGATATGAATCAGCCGGATCTGCGGATATTGGTGCAGCGCCTGTTCCACGGCATTCAGGTCCGAGAGATCAATAAATAATGTCTGGATACCTGATCGGTTCAGGAGGTAGGCAAAGAATTCATGTGTGCCGCCATACAGGGCGGTATTGGTAAGCACCATATCGCCGCTTTTTAGTAAGGAAAAGCAAAGGGTAGACAGTGCGCCTTGTCCGCTGGCGTGCAGCAATGCTTTTAATTGTAATGCTGTTCCCTGCTCATCTTTCAGGCCAAACGCTTCCAACGCAGCAATCAGCTTTTCAGCGGCTGTGGTGGTGGGGTTGGCAAAACGGGAGTAAATATATCCGGGCTCTGTAGCGGCAAACCGGTTCATGCCCTGCTCGGCACTGTCAAACACAAAGGTAGATGTAGCATAGATAGGAATGGCATGACTATGCAGGCTTCCTTCGTCATGAATGCTATGAATAGCTGCGGAACAGATATCTTCGAAACGTTGCGGTTGATCGCGTGTCATTTTGATGATGCTTGTTTAAATTCAGAGCGCGTTTTGTCAACGATCCTTCTTTTTTAAATCTGCGCAAACGATTGTTCCAAACTTGCGCACAGTTCTTGCGGAAGTATCCTTGTAAAAAGCGACATTGTTATATGAAATTACCGGTATTTATGAAGCCCTGGTTAGTGGCCAGCCTTTTAATGTTTATGATCTTTGGCTGTCAAAAAACAGCACCAGTTAAAACAGAAGAGCGTCCGGCTCCGGGCGTGGAACCAGGCAATGCAAAAAATCCGGATTCGCCGGTGAAGGTAGCAAAAAATGCAATTGGCTCCGAAGTGCAGGAGTTTAGCGAAAAAACAGATGCTTTTAAGGAATCGGTAGACCGGCTGCGGCAGGGCAACCCCTGGTCTGATTTTGAGCCCACCGGTTTTTATCTTCCACCCAATACAACGCTTACTTTAAAGGTAGAACAGTTGGAAGGTACCCGGCTTCCCAAACTGTTGATCGGAACATATTCATTTGATACACTTCGCTGGGATCCCTTGTCTGTACAACTTACCGCGGGCTTAAATACCATTAGTGCGGAGCCGCTGGGCGGACTGCTTTGGATCCGTTATACCACTACTGCTGTACCAGGAGCCAAAGTGCGGATCACATTTCAAACGGGCGCCGTACGGGCACCGGTATTTATAAAGGATCAAACCACCGACTGGCAGGCGCAGCTGAGTGCTTATACCAGGTCGCCGGCAGCTTTGTTGCTGAATAAAAATGTATACCTCGTTTTTAAGAGAAGCCGGGCACTCAATACCGGCAGCGATGCTGCCAATTTTATATTACAAACAATTGATAAAGGCGTTGATAACGGTGAAAACTACATCAGCGGGTTGGATGGTTCTGCACCGGAACACCAGTTACCCACTCATAAGATCCTGATGACGGAATCGAATAAGCGCGATCTGTGGGGAGCTGCGAGTTATTACCGTACCTGGTTTGCGCCCGGCCTGATGGATGAGGCACTGACCGCTTCAAAGATCATTGCAAGTGGCTGGGGCGCCTGGCATGAATTGGGACATATGCGGCAGCAACAGGCCTGGAAATGGTCAACGCTGGGAGAGGTAACAGTTAACATTTATACAATGGCTGCGGAACGGGCCATCAACGGCGGCGGTGCAACCCGACTAAAAGGAACGCCAACAACCAATGCGATGAATTTCCTGGCGCTTGCAGATCCTAATAAAGATTTTAATTCGAATGCACAAATGGCCGATGGAAATTTTACCCGTTTATTTATGTTTCATCAGCTATGGTTGGCATTTGGCGATCAATTTTATATAAATCTCCATAAACAAACGCGACTGGAAAAACCGAATTTGTCTGCTGATGCAGATAAGATGCGCTATTTTATGTTAAAAGCCTGTACCATTTCCGGAAAAAATCTAACGGATTTCTTTCGAAAATGGGGCTTCAGGGCAAATGAATCTGTTTATACAGAAATGGCCAACATGGGATTGCCGGAGCCGGATATCGATCCAAGTACATTAAAAGATGAATAGCTGAATGAAGAACATCGCAAATCTTCATTAAAAAAAGAAATGCAACTCCGTGGCGGATCTGTTGATCGAATCGGGGCTCCAACGGCTTGCTGGCGGCGTCTTTAGAAGTGGGTTTTAAACAAAGAATAAATAGGAATGTATTCGGGTTGTTGCTGCCAATAATATGTTAAAATATGGTCAGCCATTGTTGCAAAAACGTTTCAGTAATAGATATTTAACAATTTATTAACGTTATTAAAGTTTAAACGTTTAAGGAAAAAAATAGCGTTACTTAAAAATTCTTTATATATTTTTTTTATAAAGAAACTATATGTTTTAAATAAATTGATTCAATCAGGTTTAATTCTATAAATAATAATAGTATGCTATGCATAATTGATAAGATCCTTATTTTTTAAAATTGAAGCATTAAAACGGAAATGATTATTGAATTACTGCTATCATTTTCTTTGTAAAAGATTGTACTAAACCAAGTATTTGCCATATTGGTTTTGCTGTTTTCTGGATACATCGATTTATAAATTTATTGGACGAAATCAAACTATTATTGTATGAGATTGCTATTGGTAGCTCTACTTGTATTTAGTTACGTGGTCGGGCATGCCCAAACCAAAAGCGTAACAGGAGTTGTAAAGAATGCTGAAGACGGCCTTGCGCTCGGGGGCGTTACCGTAAGTATCGCCAATAAGCCGGTTCAAAAAATTACGGACAAAAACGGGGAGTTTAAAATCGACGCCGCCGTTGGGGACTCGCTTATTTTTTCGTTTGTTGGAAAAAAGGAGTACACCGAAGTAGTGGGTGATAAAAGCATTCTTGAAGTGCTACTCTACAATGCCAAGAACGACATGGATGAGGTAACAGTGGTTGCCTTTGGTAAACAGAAAAAAGCTACGGTTGTGGGAGCCATCACAACGGTGAACGCAAAAGATCTGCGGATACCGGCTTCCAACCTTACCAGTGCATTTGCCGGCAGGATTCCGGGGATGATTTCTTACTCGCTTTCCGGTGAACCCGGCGCGGATAATGCCCAGTTCTTTGTACGTGGTGTTACTACCTTTGGCTATCAGTCGGCACCGCTGATACTTATCGACGGATTCGAATCTACTATGGACAATCTGGCCAGACTGCAGCCGGATGACATCGAGTCTTTTTCCATTATGAAGGATGCCTTGGCTACCGGAATGTATGGGGCTCGTGGCGCTAATGGCATTGTGATGATAACCACTAAGGCCGGAAGAGAGGGCCCTGTAGGTTTTAATATGCGGTTTGACGTAAATGTGGCCAGCCCGGTACGCACACCAAAAATGCTGGATGGCCCTACCTATATGAGGCTGTATAACGAGGCCCGCATTACCCGGGATCCCAATTTGGGGCCTTATTATTCCGAGCAAAAGATACAATCTACCATCGATAATGAAAACCCCATGATCTACCCGAATATCGATTGGTACAAAACCATGTTCAAACCTACGGCTACCAACCTGAAGGCTAATGTGAATATTTCCGGTGGCGGACAGGTAGGCACTTATTATGTATCCATGGGGATGGATAAGGAGGTTGGCTATCTGAGAACAGATCAAACCAACCGGTATAATAACAATATTAACATTGAACGGTATTTTATCCGTTCCAATGTGATTTTTAAATTATCGCCTACTACAAAATTGGATACGCGCATTCAGGGGCGTTTTGAAGGATATAATGGCCCTTATGTTTCTGCTTCAGATCTGTTCAGGATGGTAATGTTCAGCAATCCGGTAGATTTCCCGGCAGTATATGAACCGGATTCTGCGAACCAGTACACTCAGCATGTTTTGTTTGGCGGCAGCTTTGTTGACGGAGCATTAAAGGTCAATCCATATGCCCAGATGGTTCGGGGCTATCAGGATAAGAATACATCCGATATCACGGCACAGGCCACATTGATGCAGGACCTGGGGGTGATTTTAAAAGGACTGAGAGCACAGCTAAAAGCTTCAGCTTCTACCTGGAGTGAGAATTCCGGTCTACGCGGATATTCGCCTTATTATTACGACATAGAGTCGTACAACCAGGTTACTGGAGCGTATAAATTATTTCCGCTAAATCCTACTTCCGGGCAGCCCTACCTGGGCAATATTATCCCGGTAAGAGATGCCTCCGGCCGTTATTATTACGAGTTGTTATTTAACTGGGAACGTACATTTGGCCCGCACAGCCTGGCAGCAACAACGGTAGGTACCATGGAGAAAAAACTGCTTACCTCTGGAAGTACTTCAATTTTTGAAGCGCTTCCCGAAAAAAATGTGCGGAATTCCGGTCGGGCCAATTATACCTATGACCGGCGTTACCTGATGGAGTTTGGTTATTCGTATATGGGATCCGAGAAATTTACCGGAAGCAAACGCTGGGGCTTCTTCCCCTCTGTGGGTGCCGGCTGGTCTGTTTCCAACGAAAAATTCTGGGAGCCGTTGAAAGACCTTATCAGCACGCTTAAGCTGAGAGGATCCTGGGGATTGGTAGGTAACGATGCCATTGCCGCACGCCGAGACCGTTTCTTTTTCCTTTCTGATATTACATTGTACAATGGGGCTACGGTTGTGGACAACGGCTATCGCTGGGGTACATCGTTCATGAACTCGTATGGCGGATACCGGGTAAATCGCTACGCCAACCCCGATATTACATGGGAGCAGTCTGAGAAATGGAATGCAGGACTGGATCTGAATCTTTTCAACGAGGCCTTAAAACTGCAGGCTGATTTTTACCGGGACCGAAGAAGTAAAATATATATGCCGCGCCAGAATTTTCCGGCTTCCGCCGGGCTGGAAGCTTCTGTGAGCGCTAACGTGGGGGAGGTACTGTCAAAAGGATTTGAAGCTTCTTTAAGTTACGAAAAGAGCATGAACAAGGATTTCTGGTTTTCTGCAAGGGCCAATTTTACATACGCTACAAACAAACTGGTAAAAATTGACGAAAAAAACTTTCCGGATGCATACCTAAAACGGCTGGGCAGTAATATTAACCAGGAGTGGGGGTTGATTGCTGAACGACTTTTTGTGGATTCTGCTGAAATTGCCAACTCACCAAGACAGGATTTTGGGGATTATATGGCCGGGGATATCAAGTATAAAGATGTGAACGGAGACGGGGTCGTAAATGGCAATGACCGTGTAGCCCTTGGATTTCCTACCGTACCCGAAGTTCAATACGGGTTTGGTGCTTCAATGACCTATAAGATGTTTGACTTTGGGTTTTTCTTCAATGGAAGCGCCCGTACTTCTTTTTTTATTGATGCGACGGCATCCAGCTCCGACTCGCGGGCAGGGATTGCTCCTTTTGCATTCAGGAGAAACGCTCTGGCGATTATTGCGGACGACTACTGGAGTGAAACCAATCCGAATGTACATGCGTTCTGGCCCCGGTTATCCACCTTTCCGATTAACAACAATATTCA
The sequence above is a segment of the Niabella agricola genome. Coding sequences within it:
- a CDS encoding serine hydrolase domain-containing protein, with product MAGTTLLFSCCTHRTISQTVSVKAADSIFLNTGKLAAFEARLEQLRQRYHIPGISAGIVNKQQLVWKKGFGYTDVGRRIRPDEHTVYHIASVTKTFGSIIFMQQVAAGRLLLSDPIGKYGINLGARWGSDPRIRLQHLMTHTAMGNTFNGFKPGYVFRYNGGWYGEIGKAIARASGHSFGELLMQEIVLPLHMKETAPSTDDSTAFALTGYNKAAFLEKVARPYDWKYGKLEPVRFQYGFNPAAGIMSSVSDLALYTVAIDEKRFLSDNSWQQITTPYVTPRGKTIQYGLGWFVKKYKGMKLLWHTGWWLGYSALFVKIPQKGLTFIILANSQDLSRPFYHLVKPIPGLGFGFFNPFRRNLNKTLSASGFAVAFLDLCAD
- a CDS encoding trans-sulfuration enzyme family protein, with translation MTRDQPQRFEDICSAAIHSIHDEGSLHSHAIPIYATSTFVFDSAEQGMNRFAATEPGYIYSRFANPTTTAAEKLIAALEAFGLKDEQGTALQLKALLHASGQGALSTLCFSLLKSGDMVLTNTALYGGTHEFFAYLLNRSGIQTLFIDLSDLNAVEQALHQYPQIRLIHIESPTNPLMGCTDMEAICKLAAPYGIKVSVDNTFATPYLQQPFALGVDFVYHSTTKFLNGHGTAIGGVLVGKDIEFMRTTATKTFKLLGANANAFDAFLLINGIKTLPLRMQQHSANAQHVAEWLNAHPAVANVNYNGLKTHPDYALSARQMRHPGAVLSFELKGGIEAGKHFINRLRMCTRAVSLGTVDTLISHPASMSHAIMKPEERLKAGITDGLIRMSVGIEAVEDILADLEQALSG
- a CDS encoding M60 family metallopeptidase gives rise to the protein MKLPVFMKPWLVASLLMFMIFGCQKTAPVKTEERPAPGVEPGNAKNPDSPVKVAKNAIGSEVQEFSEKTDAFKESVDRLRQGNPWSDFEPTGFYLPPNTTLTLKVEQLEGTRLPKLLIGTYSFDTLRWDPLSVQLTAGLNTISAEPLGGLLWIRYTTTAVPGAKVRITFQTGAVRAPVFIKDQTTDWQAQLSAYTRSPAALLLNKNVYLVFKRSRALNTGSDAANFILQTIDKGVDNGENYISGLDGSAPEHQLPTHKILMTESNKRDLWGAASYYRTWFAPGLMDEALTASKIIASGWGAWHELGHMRQQQAWKWSTLGEVTVNIYTMAAERAINGGGATRLKGTPTTNAMNFLALADPNKDFNSNAQMADGNFTRLFMFHQLWLAFGDQFYINLHKQTRLEKPNLSADADKMRYFMLKACTISGKNLTDFFRKWGFRANESVYTEMANMGLPEPDIDPSTLKDE
- a CDS encoding SusC/RagA family TonB-linked outer membrane protein, whose protein sequence is MRLLLVALLVFSYVVGHAQTKSVTGVVKNAEDGLALGGVTVSIANKPVQKITDKNGEFKIDAAVGDSLIFSFVGKKEYTEVVGDKSILEVLLYNAKNDMDEVTVVAFGKQKKATVVGAITTVNAKDLRIPASNLTSAFAGRIPGMISYSLSGEPGADNAQFFVRGVTTFGYQSAPLILIDGFESTMDNLARLQPDDIESFSIMKDALATGMYGARGANGIVMITTKAGREGPVGFNMRFDVNVASPVRTPKMLDGPTYMRLYNEARITRDPNLGPYYSEQKIQSTIDNENPMIYPNIDWYKTMFKPTATNLKANVNISGGGQVGTYYVSMGMDKEVGYLRTDQTNRYNNNINIERYFIRSNVIFKLSPTTKLDTRIQGRFEGYNGPYVSASDLFRMVMFSNPVDFPAVYEPDSANQYTQHVLFGGSFVDGALKVNPYAQMVRGYQDKNTSDITAQATLMQDLGVILKGLRAQLKASASTWSENSGLRGYSPYYYDIESYNQVTGAYKLFPLNPTSGQPYLGNIIPVRDASGRYYYELLFNWERTFGPHSLAATTVGTMEKKLLTSGSTSIFEALPEKNVRNSGRANYTYDRRYLMEFGYSYMGSEKFTGSKRWGFFPSVGAGWSVSNEKFWEPLKDLISTLKLRGSWGLVGNDAIAARRDRFFFLSDITLYNGATVVDNGYRWGTSFMNSYGGYRVNRYANPDITWEQSEKWNAGLDLNLFNEALKLQADFYRDRRSKIYMPRQNFPASAGLEASVSANVGEVLSKGFEASLSYEKSMNKDFWFSARANFTYATNKLVKIDEKNFPDAYLKRLGSNINQEWGLIAERLFVDSAEIANSPRQDFGDYMAGDIKYKDVNGDGVVNGNDRVALGFPTVPEVQYGFGASMTYKMFDFGFFFNGSARTSFFIDATASSSDSRAGIAPFAFRRNALAIIADDYWSETNPNVHAFWPRLSTFPINNNIQQSSWWVRDGSFLKLQSVELGYSLRQFKKWGIKDGSRIYVSGQNLFTFSSFKLWDPEMRDRGLGYPNNKRINAGIQLSF